One window of the Benincasa hispida cultivar B227 chromosome 3, ASM972705v1, whole genome shotgun sequence genome contains the following:
- the LOC120073837 gene encoding uncharacterized protein LOC120073837: MGKNDGEQPLPSAIDSRPSGQVADGRCCCGCVSIRRLIGFRCIFILLLSVALFVSAVFWLPPFLHYADQKDLGLNPSYRGHDIVATFNVERPVSLLEDNIEQLRTDIFEEFNIPSIKVDILSLESLPGSNRTKVVFSLDPDTDESEISSTYLSLIRSTIVSLVTNQFLRITKSMFGEAFSFEVLKFPGGITIIPPQSAFLLQKVQILFNFTLNFSIHQIQVHFSELTSQLEAGLRLAPYEILYVKLWNAEGSTVTAPTIVQSSVLLEVGNTPSMRRLKQLAQTISGSNSSNLGLNNTEFGKVKQVRLSSILKHSLNGSEGNGPTRSPSPAPMPQPHNNPPTHHHHHHTRLTPAISPAPATEKGAPEYGSPAPERSTASPKRSYTAKPPGCQYIKRKSGRKEGKQSHLTPLASPNVSPDHSAASPSPLPQHKVNPPAAPIVPAPALTPLPNVIYAHVQPPSKSNSNHPEKSTTNPSDAPSPSPSGADRCCMITQWGFTLFLILACHM; this comes from the exons ATGGGGAAAAACGACGGAGAACAGCCACTGCCGTCCGCCATCGACTCCAGGCCGTCCGGCCAGGTTGCCGATGGCCGATGCTGTTGTGGGTGTGTTTCGATTCGAAGGCTCATTGGCTTCAGATGCATCTTCATTTTGCTATTGTCCGTTGCCTTGTTCGTTTCTGCTGTTTTTTGGCTGCCCCCTTTTCTCCATTATGCAGATCAAAAGGATCTGGGTCTCAATCCATCGTATCGAG GTCATGATATAGTGGCAACATTCAATGTTGAGAGACCGGTCTCTTTGCTGGAAGACAATATCGAGCAACTCCGAACGGATATTTTTGAAGAGTTCAACATACCTTCTATCAAA GTGgatatcctatctctagaatCATTACCTGGATCAAACCGTACAAAAGTTGTGTTCAGCCTCGATCCAGATACTGATGAATCAGAAATCTCGTCAACTTATCTTAGTTTAATCAGGTCGACCATTGTAAGTCTAGTAACGAATCAGTTCCTCCGCATTACTAAATCCATGTTTGGAGAGGCCTTTTCGTTTGAAGTACTGAAATTCCCCGGAGGAATAACGATAATCCCGCCACAGAGTGCATTTCTTTTGCAGAAAGTGCAAATTCTTTTCAACTTTACGTTGAACTTCTCTATTCATCAGATTCAAGTACATTTCAGTGAACTGACCAGCCAACTGGAGGCGGGATTACGACTGGCTCCATATGAG ATTTTATATGTTAAACTTTGGAATGCGGAAGGTTCAACCGTGACTGCCCCTACAATTGTCCAGTCGTCTGTACTTCTTGAAGTTGGAAATACTCCATCAATGCGACGGCTGAAGCAGCTAGCTCAAACAATCTCAGGTTCTAATTCTAGCAACCTCGGCCTGAATAATACGGAGTTTGGAAAGGTGAAGCAAGTTCGCCTTTCTTCAATTCTTAAACACTCCCTCAATGGCAGTGAAGGGAATGGCCCCACAAGGTCACCTTCTCCTGCTCCTATGCCCCAGCCCCATAACAACCCCCCGACTcatcaccaccaccaccacacCCGTCTAACCCCTGCAATTTCACCTGCCCCTGCAACCGAGAAGGGTGCACCAGAATACGGTTCGCCTGCCCCTGAAAGAAGCACAGCATCACCTAAGAGAAGTTACACGGCAAAGCCACCTGGTTGTCAATATATCAAGAGGAAGTCTGGTAGGAAAGAAGGAAAGCAATCTCATTTAACCCCGCTTGCTTCACCCAATGTATCTCCTGATCATTCTGCTGCATCGCCATCACCATTGCCACAACATAAAGTAAACCCACCAGCAGCACCCATCGTTCCAGCTCCGGCATTAACTCCATTGCCAAACGTCATTTACGCTCATGTTCAACCACCTTCCAAAAGCAACTCCAACCACCCCGAAAAATCCACGACGAATCCATCAGATGCGCCATCTCCATCTCCAT CTGGTGCTGATCGTTGTTGCATGATCACTCAATGGGGATTCACACTGTTTCTTATTCTCGCATGCCATATGTAA